The genomic region TTCGCCGAGCTGGCCAAGGACCTCGGCGTCGAACTGGAACGGACGAACGTCGAGCTGGCCCTCGCCCACGGCCACATCGGCTGCGCCGACCAGCTCATCGGCCTGGAGCGCCACCTCGACAGCGGCGAGCTGACCGACGGCGACCTGGTCGCCCTGACCAGCACCGGCAGCGGCATGCACTGGGTCTGCACCCTGCTGCGGGTCTGACCTGCCGCACCCACCGACGGGAGCACCATGCCGGCCCGTCGACGACCACCCCGCCCGGCGGGAGAGGAAGGACACCGACCATGCGAGACGAGGAGGTCCTGCACCGGATCCGCCGGCTGCGTCGACCCGACGCGGCCGCCGACCCGGAGCTGGCGCCCGGCCTGGTCCACCTGGACGACGCGGCGGTCACCGTCGTGGCGTCCGCCGGTCGGCTGCTCGCCGACGTGCCCGTCGAGAAGCTCGCCAGCCCCGACTTTCCGCTGCGTCCGCTGCGGGTCGCGGTCACCGGCACGTTCACGCCGGGCACGCTGGAACCGCTGCTGCGGGTGGCGCTGCTGCGCATCGGCATCGCCGCCGAGATCCACGTCTCCGGCTTCGACCAGCTCGTGCTCGACCTCAGCGATCCGCGCTCGGCGCTCGCCGAGTTCCGGCCCGACGTCACGCTCTGCCTGCTGCACGACGGCTGGTTCCTGCCCGCCGAGTGGGACCCCGGCGACCTGGCCGGCCTCGCCGACGTGCTTGGCGAACGGGCCGGCGTGCTCGCCGCCGCGCTGCGCGGGTACGCGGCCCGCAACGAGGGCGCGGTGCTGCTGCACACCGTGCCGCTGTCCCCGTTGGAGCACCGTGCCCTGGTCAGCTTCCGCGGTCGCGCCGAGCTGGGCCGGATCTGGCGGGAGCTGAACTCCCAGCTGTTGGAGCTGGGCGAGCGGGACACGACGTACACACTGGATCTGGAGACGCTGCTTGTGGACCACGACGGCCCGGTGCGCGACGAGCGCCTTTACCGGTTCGCCAGCATGGCGTGGACTTCCACCGTGGAGCGCCGGTACGCGCACGAGGCCGCCACCTTCTGCCGCGCCGTCCTCGGGCGGACGGCGAAGGTGCTCGCGCTGGACCTGGACAACACCCTCTGGGCGGGCGTGCTCGGCGACGACGGGCTCACCGGCATCCGGCTGGGCACCGACTACCCCGGCAACTGCCACCGCGACGTGCAGCGCCGCGCCCTGGCGCTGCGTCGGCAGGGCGTGCTGCTCGCGGTGTGCAGCAAGAACGACCCCGACCTGGTGACCGAGGCGTTCGCGCAGCACCCGGACCTGCTGCTGCGCGCCGACGACTTCGTCGCCCAGGCGGTCAACTGGGGGCGCAAGGACGAGAACCTGCGCCAGCTCGCCACCACCCTCAACCTGGGCCTGGACGCCGTCGTGTTCGCCGACGACAGCCCGTTCGAGTGCGAGCTGGTACGCCGCGAGCTGCCGACCGTACGGGTGGTGGAGCTGGCCGGCGACCCGGCGGGCTTCCCCACCCGGCTGCTCACCGAGGGGCACTTCACAGTGCTTGCCACCGGCGCCACCGACCGTGCACGCACCGAGCTGTACCGGGCCCGCGCCGGGCGGGAACGCTTCGCCGCCACGTTCGACTCGGCTGCCGACTACCTGCACGAGCTGAAGCTGCGCGTCACCGTCCGGGAGGTCGACGAACACAGCCTGCCCCGGGTCGCGCAGCTCGGGCTGCGCACCAACCAGTTCACGATGACCGAGCGCGCGCACACCGAGGCGCAGACCCGGACGCGCGCCGGCTCCCCCGACCGCCTGGTGCTCACCGTCGAGGTGACCGACAGGTTCGGCGCCGAGGGGCTGGTGGGGGGCCTGTGGCTGGATCGGAACGACCCGGACGCCTGGGTGATCGAGAACTTCGTGTTGAGCTGCCGGGTGTTCTCCCGGGGCGTCGAGCAGGCGGCGCTGCACCGGGTGGCGGAGCTGGCCCGAGCCGCCGGCGCGACCCGGCTGGAGGCCCTGTTCCGGCCCACCGCCCGCAACAAGCCCGGCGGGGCCGTGTGGCCCGCCGCCGGCTTCACAGTGGCATCCGTCGACGACGGCACCACCCGGCACGTGTTGCCGCTGCACCCCCCGCCCCGGCTGCTGCCGGCGTGGATCGCCCTGGAGGAGGGAGACATCCGTGCCTGACCTGTTCACCACCGTCGCGGACCTCATCGAGCAGGTCGCGGACGTACCGGCCGAGGAGATCTCGCCAGACGTCCGGTTCGCGTCGCTTGCCAACTGGACCAGCCTGGAGGCGCTGCGTCTGCTCTCCGCGCTGGAGGACGACCTCGGCGTACGCCTGGACCTGCGGGCGTACCTGGCGGTGACAGCGGTCGGCGAACTGGTCGACCTGGTCGCCGGCGAGCTGGACGGGGCGACCCGGTGACCGCCACCCGCACCGAGGCGCCGCCTATCGCACCGACCCGGCTCGCCGCCACCGACCTGGACCTGTTGCTGCTGATCCGGCACTTCGAGCTGGCGCTGCTTGACATGTTCGGCCGCGGTGAGCTGAACGGCACCACCCACACCTGCCTGGGCCAGGAGTACGTGCCTGTGGCGCTGCGCCCGCTGCTCGGCGACGACGACTTCGTGTTCAGCAACCACCGGGGGCACGGCCACTACCTGGCCCGGTTCAACGACCCGCACGGCCTGCTGGCCGAGGTGATGGGCCGCGAGGGCGCGGTGTGTCAGGGCGTGGGCGGCAGCCAGCACATCCTGCGCGACAGGTACCTGTCGACAGGGGTGCAGGGCGAGAGCGTGCCGGTGGCCGCCGGTGTGGCGCTGCACCTCAAGCGCACCGAGCCGGGCCGACTGGCGCTTGTGTACCTGGGCGACGGCACCTGGGGTGAGGGCGCCGTCTACGAGGCGCTGAACATGGCCGCGCTGTGGGGCCTGCCGCTGCTGCTGGTGGTGGAGAACAACGGCATCGCCCAGTCCACGCCGACAGTCGCGCAGCTCGCCGGCAGCATCGGCGGCCGGGCGCGGGCGTTCGGGGTGGACCACCTACGGGTCACCTCCACCG from Micromonospora lupini harbors:
- a CDS encoding HAD-IIIC family phosphatase, yielding MRDEEVLHRIRRLRRPDAAADPELAPGLVHLDDAAVTVVASAGRLLADVPVEKLASPDFPLRPLRVAVTGTFTPGTLEPLLRVALLRIGIAAEIHVSGFDQLVLDLSDPRSALAEFRPDVTLCLLHDGWFLPAEWDPGDLAGLADVLGERAGVLAAALRGYAARNEGAVLLHTVPLSPLEHRALVSFRGRAELGRIWRELNSQLLELGERDTTYTLDLETLLVDHDGPVRDERLYRFASMAWTSTVERRYAHEAATFCRAVLGRTAKVLALDLDNTLWAGVLGDDGLTGIRLGTDYPGNCHRDVQRRALALRRQGVLLAVCSKNDPDLVTEAFAQHPDLLLRADDFVAQAVNWGRKDENLRQLATTLNLGLDAVVFADDSPFECELVRRELPTVRVVELAGDPAGFPTRLLTEGHFTVLATGATDRARTELYRARAGRERFAATFDSAADYLHELKLRVTVREVDEHSLPRVAQLGLRTNQFTMTERAHTEAQTRTRAGSPDRLVLTVEVTDRFGAEGLVGGLWLDRNDPDAWVIENFVLSCRVFSRGVEQAALHRVAELARAAGATRLEALFRPTARNKPGGAVWPAAGFTVASVDDGTTRHVLPLHPPPRLLPAWIALEEGDIRA
- a CDS encoding acyl carrier protein; the protein is MPDLFTTVADLIEQVADVPAEEISPDVRFASLANWTSLEALRLLSALEDDLGVRLDLRAYLAVTAVGELVDLVAGELDGATR
- a CDS encoding thiamine pyrophosphate-dependent dehydrogenase E1 component subunit alpha gives rise to the protein MTATRTEAPPIAPTRLAATDLDLLLLIRHFELALLDMFGRGELNGTTHTCLGQEYVPVALRPLLGDDDFVFSNHRGHGHYLARFNDPHGLLAEVMGREGAVCQGVGGSQHILRDRYLSTGVQGESVPVAAGVALHLKRTEPGRLALVYLGDGTWGEGAVYEALNMAALWGLPLLLVVENNGIAQSTPTVAQLAGSIGGRARAFGVDHLRVTSTDTEVVRAALTPVLRRVRERSTPYVVELLTHRVGPHSKGDDSRRPEEIAYARAHDWYARYAQAYPEQFGVHDERQRAYVAQVVADVAGRPASDWAEADRG